One Mercurialis annua linkage group LG3, ddMerAnnu1.2, whole genome shotgun sequence DNA window includes the following coding sequences:
- the LOC126674529 gene encoding protein DETOXIFICATION 24-like has product MEISKERQSSVSGEVEIDDLKSRILTESRQIWRIAFPGIVVGVTSFGMIVVTQLFIGHITEVHLAAYALVQTILIRLVDGILVGMSSATETLCGQAFGAGQYHMMGIYLQRSWLVEVALGTIILPLFICTTQILKLIGQDPDIANVAGRIALWFIPIVYSFVFILTMQKYLQAQMKNQIVGWISAVSFAIHVPLSWVLVSKLKLGVSAAMGALNLSNWLTALGLFAYVLGGGCPKTWKGFTFAAFKDILPIVKLSISSGIMICLEMWYMSILVLLAGYMKNATVAISAFSICLNISGWQIMICFGFLGAACVRVSNELGAGNAKATKFSIKVILCTSMSIGVISSILCLIFSRKISYLFTDSKQVADSVSDLSVLLAISLLFNSIQPVLTGVAVGAGLQSKVAYLNLACYYGIGIPLGALLGYVAHLKIKGLWIGMLIGEALQTLVLSFLIWKTDWDVQVIKASNRLDRLFVDPSKESNEDKISGTNA; this is encoded by the exons ATGGAAATATCAAAAGAGAGGCAGAGTTCGGTATCGGGAGAAGTCGAAATTGATGATTTGAAAAGTCGGATTTTGACGGAGTCTAGGCAGATATGGAGAATTGCATTCCCCGGAATTGTGGTCGGAGTCACTTCTTTTGGGATGATTGTAGTCACTCAATTGTTCATCGGGCATATCACTGAAGTACATCTTGCTGCCTATGCTCTTGTGCAGACCATTTTAATCCGACTCGTAGACGGAATTCTG GTTGGCATGTCGAGCGCTACGGAGACGTTATGCGGACAAGCATTCGGGGCGGGACAATACCACATGATGGGAATTTACTTACAAAGATCATGGCTCGTTGAAGTCGCTCTCGGAACAATAATACTTCCTCTTTTTATCTGCACCACACAAATTCTGAAACTAATCGGTCAGGATCCAGACATCGCAAACGTAGCTGGAAGAATCGCGTTATGGTTCATCCCGATCGTCTACAGTTTCGTATTTATCCTGACAATGCAAAAATACTTACAAGCCCAAATGAAAAACCAGATTGTTGGTTGGATTTCTGCTGTCTCATTTGCAATTCATGTGCCTCTGTCTTGGGTTCTTGTGTCCAAACTAAAATTGGGTGTTTCTGCTGCAATGGGTGCACTAAATTTATCTAATTGGTTAACAGCTTTAGGACTATTTGCCTATGTTTTAGGGGGTGGGTGCCCTAAAACATGGAAGGGGTTTACATTTGCTGCATTTAAGGACATTTTGCCTATTGTCAAGCTCTCAATTTCATCTGGCATAATGATATG CTTAGAAATGTGGTACATGTCTATTCTTGTCCTGTTAGCTGGATATATGAAGAATGCCACTGTTGCAATTTCAGCTTTTTCCATTTG CCTCAATATTAGTGGATGGCAAATCATGATCTGCTTTGGATTTCTTGGAGCTGCATG CGTTCGAGTATCAAATGAACTGGGAGCCGGAAATGCGAAAGCTACAAAATTCTCAATTAAAGTCATCCTCTGCACTTCAATGAGTATTGGAGTGATATCCTCTATTTTATGCCTAATCTTCAGCAGAAAAATTTCTTACCTATTCACTGATAGTAAACAAGTTGCCGATAGTGTATCGGACCTCTCTGTGCTACTTGCTATCTCATTGTTATTCAACAGCATTCAGCCCGTACTCACCG GAGTAGCTGTGGGTGCTGGTTTACAAAGTAAGGTTGCATATCTAAACTTGGCTTGCTATTATGGGATTGGTATACCTCTAGGAGCCCTGCTTGGCTATGTAGCTCATCTTAAAATTAAG GGTTTGTGGATTGGAATGCTTATAGGAGAAGCATTGCAAACACTTGTATTATCATTTCTTATATGGAAGACTGATTGGGACGTTCAG GTAATTAAAGCATCAAATCGTCTTGATCGTTTGTTTGTAGATCCATCAAAAGAATCCAATGAGGATAAAATCTCCGGTACTAATGCATGA
- the LOC126672183 gene encoding uncharacterized protein LOC126672183 yields the protein MLETVSSSQTKESSGMATVHHWSPPPSPYLKINSDAAVSVAKNLSVLSAVCRNSTGEVVRWGVSFLHGCINAEQAEARAVHFGLQIAKDLRVAGLICEMDVLNVANRLRNPCAADDYLQLLIDDCLADSVGMDVRFQFVKHDCNHVAHSLAKWGIFFGRSCVSDGNVPFPVNELVTLLVH from the coding sequence ATGCTGGAAACAGTTTCTAGTTCGCAGACAAAGGAATCTTCGGGCATGGCAACTGTCCATCACTGGAGTCCTCCTCCTTCGCCCTATTTGAAGATTAACTCTGATGCTGCAGTTTCGGTGGCGAAGAATTTATCGGTCTTGAGTGCAGTTTGTAGGAACTCGACAGGTGAAGTAGTCAGATGGGGGGTGTCGTTTCTGCACGGTTGTATTAATGCAGAACAGGCGGAGGCTAGAGCTGTCCATTTTGGGCTGCAAATTGCAAAGGATTTACGTGTTGCTGGTTTGATCTGCGAAATGGATGTGCTTAATGTAGCAAATCGTCTTCGGAACCCTTGTGCAGCTGATGACTATTTGCAGTTATTGATTGATGACTGTTTAGCCGATAGTGTGGGAATGGATGTTCGGTTCCAGTTTGTTAAACATGATTGTAACCATGTGGCTCATAGTTTAGCCAAATGGGGTATTTTTTTTGGTAGAAGTTGCGTTTCTGACGGAAATGTTCCTTTTCCGGTTAATGAGCTTGTAACCCTTTTAGTTCATTAA
- the LOC126674530 gene encoding protein DETOXIFICATION 24-like produces MEISKESHNSVSENVEIDNFKSRIWTESKQIWRIAFPGIVVGVTSFGMMVVTQLFIGHIGDVHLAAYALVQTVLIQLADGILVGMSSATETLCGQAYGAGQYHMMGIYLQRSWLVEVALGTIILPLFFCTAQILKLIGQDSDIANVAGRIALWFIPIVYSFIFILTMQKYLQAQMKNQIVGWISAVTFAVHVPLSWVLVSKLKLGVSAAMGALNISNWLTALGLFAYVFGGGCPQTWKGFTIAAFKDILPIVKLSISSGIMICLELWYMSTLVLLAGYMKNATVAISAFSICLNISGWQIMICFGFLGAACVRVSNELGAGNAKAAKFSIKIILCTSMSIGVISSILCLIFSRKISYLFTDSEEVADSVSDLSQLLAISLLFNSIQPVLTGVAVGAGLQSKVAYVNLACYYGIGIPVGALLGYVAHLKIKGLWIGMLIGVASQTLVLSFLIWTTDWDVQVNKASKRLHRLFVNPSKETREDKSSNTNA; encoded by the exons ATGGAAATATCTAAAGAGAGTCATAATTCTGTATCCGAAAACGTTGAAATTGATAATTTCAAAAGCCGGATTTGGACAGAGTCGAAACAGATATGGAGAATTGCATTCCCCGGAATCGTGGTCGGAGTCACTTCTTTTGGGATGATGGTAGTCACCCAATTGTTCATCGGACATATTGGCGATGTACATCTTGCTGCTTATGCTCTTGTGCAGACCGTTTTAATCCAACTCGCCGATGGGATTCTG GTTGGCATGTCAAGCGCAACGGAAACGTTATGTGGACAAGCATATGGGGCAGGACAGTACCACATGATGGGAATTTATTTGCAAAGATCATGGCTTGTTGAAGTTGCTCTCGGAACAATAATACTTCCTCTTTTTTTCTGCACTGCACAAATTCTGAAACTAATCGGTCAGGATTCAGACATAGCAAACGTAGCTGGAAGAATCGCGTTATGGTTCATCCCGATCGTCTACAGTTTCATATTTATCCTGACAATGCAAAAATACTTACAAGCCCAAATGAAAAACCAGATTGTTGGTTGGATTTCTGCTGTCACATTTGCAGTTCATGTGCCTTTGTCTTGGGTTCTTGTGTCCAAATTAAAATTGGGTGTTTCTGCTGCAATGGGTGCACTAAATATATCTAATTGGTTAACAGCTTTAGGACTGTTTGCCTATGTTTTTGGGGGTGGGTGTCCTCAAACATGGAAGGGGTTTACAATTGCTGCATTTAAGGACATTTTGCCTATTGTCAAGCTCTCAATCTCCTCTGGCATAATGATATG CTTAGAGTTGTGGTACATGTCTACTCTTGTACTGTTAGCCGGATATATGAAGAATGCTACGGTTGCAATTTCAGCCTTTTCCATTTG CCTCAACATTAGTGGATGGCAAATTATGATCTGCTTTGGATTCCTTGGAGCTGCATG CGTTCGAGTATCAAATGAACTGGGAGCTGGAAATGCGAAAGCTGCAAAATTCTCAATTAAAATCATCCTATGTACTTCAATGAGCATTGGAGTGATATCCTCTATTTTATGCCTAATCTTCAGCAGAAAAATTTCTTACCTCTTCACTGATAGTGAAGAAGTTGCTGATAGCGTATCGGACCTCTCTCAGCTGCTTGCTATATCACTATTATTCAACAGCATTCAACCCGTACTCACCG GAGTAGCTGTGGGTGCTGGTTTACAAAGTAAAGTTGCATATGTGAACTTGGCTTGCTATTATGGGATTGGCATACCCGTAGGAGCCCTGCTTGGCTATGTAGCTCATCTTAAAATCAAG GGTTTATGGATTGGAATGCTTATAGGAGTAGCATCGCAAACTCTTGTATTATCGTTTCTGATATGGACAACTGATTGGGACGTTCAG GTAAATAAAGCATCAAAACGTCTTCATCGTTTGTTTGTGAATCCATCAAAAGAAACCCGCGAGGATAAGAGCTCCAATACTAATGCATGA
- the LOC126671467 gene encoding benzyl alcohol O-benzoyltransferase-like, translating into MKTPASSIVFNVSRREPELIAPSKPTPHKLKPLSDIDDQGSVRCYVPIIQIYRHRSSMQGKDPAKVIREAIGKALVFYYPLAGRLREGPNRKLSVECTGEGVLFTEADADFDLQHSGNVLQPPFHFLDEFLFDVPGSNGVLNCPLLLIQVTRLKCSGFVFALRYNHTMIDGPGIVQFLRSIGELANGKCYPSILPIWERQILNARSPPMTTCIHREYDDFTATVPFPPDDLVLQAFFFGPAEIATVRSYAPSHLRHCTTVEILIACLWKCRTIALQPNPTLEMRMMFSHNLRNKFSPDILPKGYYGNGFVFSTAVSTAGELVTNSTGYALELIRKAKSEITREYVQSTADTLVIKGRPSIPEEGTYIMSDVRHLGLEGVDFGWGKAVYGGLTKPTPNMASFCAAFENEKGEKGVVVPVWLPFQAMGRFVKQLEILLHAAKPANSAL; encoded by the exons ATGAAAACACCTGCAAGTTCCATTGTGTTCAATGTTAGCAGGCGTGAACCTGAGCTCATAGCCCCGTCCAAGCCAACCCCTCATAAATTGAAGCCATTGTCGGACATTGACGACCAAGGATCAGTCCGTTGTTACGTTCCTATCATCCAAATCTATCGTCATCGCTCCTCCATGCAAGGAAAGGACCCCGCCAAGGTGATCCGCGAGGCAATTGGTAAAGCGCTAGTGTTTTACTATCCGCTTGCCGGTAGACTTAGAGAAGGACCCAACCGAAAACTTAGTGTGGAATGCACGGGTGAAGGAGTATTGTTTACTGAGGCTGATGCTGATTTTGATCTTCAGCACTCCGGTAATGTACTTCAACCTCCATTTCACTTCTTAGACGAGTTCCTTTTTGATGTACCGGGTTCTAATGGAGTCTTAAATTGCCCTTTGCTGCTTATTCAG GTGACACGCCTCAAGTGCAGTGGTTTCGTTTTTGCTCTCAGATACAATCACACAATGATCGATGGTCCTGGCATAGTTCAATTCTTGAGATCAATCGGAGAACTAGCCAACGGAAAATGTTACCCTTCGATCCTCCCAATATGGGAAAGACAAATTCTTAACGCGAGGAGTCCACCGATGACTACGTGCATACATAGAGAATATGATGATTTTACGGCAACAGTTCCATTTCCACCCGATGACTTAGTTCTCCAAGCATTCTTTTTCGGTCCCGCGGAAATCGCCACTGTCCGAAGTTACGCCCCTTCCCATCTCCGACATTGCACTACAGTGGAAATACTAATAGCATGTCTTTGGAAATGTCGAACTATTGCACTTCAACCGAACCCAACGTTAGAAATGCGAATGATGTTTTCCCATAATCTCCGCAACAAATTTAGTCCGGATATACTACCAAAAGGTTACTACGGAAATGGATTTGTATTTTCAACCGCAGTTTCGACTGCTGGAGAACTCGTAACAAATTCTACAGGCTATGCGTTAGAATTAATTAGAAAGGCTAAATCAGAGATAACTAGAGAGTACGTGCAATCAACAGCCGATACGCTAGTCATCAAGGGCCGGCCTTCTATTCCAGAGGAAGGGACATACATAATGTCTGATGTGAGACATTTAGGTTTGGAAGGTGTGGATTTTGGATGGGGCAAAGCTGTATATGGTGGTCTTACCAAACCAACTCCTAACATGGCAAGCTTTTGCGCAGCGTTTGAGAATGAGAAAGGGGAAAAGGGAGTTGTAGTGCCAGTGTGGTTGCCATTCCAGGCCATGGGCAGATTTGTGAAGCAGTTAGAAATTCTATTGCATGCTGCTAAACCAGCAAACTCTGCTTTATGA